From Pirellulales bacterium:
GATCAAACAGGGTTATTCTGGTTGACGATCTTGACCTTTTATGCCGCGGCCTGCGTGGCGCTATTATTTGCCCGGGGGGATGCTTGGCGTCCCGCGCGTTTTGCCGCAGTGGCAGTCGCGGGATTAATCTTTGTCAGTTTGGGCTTTTCAGATAGCCTGACCTACATCAAATTTTTTGACATTTTAAACGAATTTGCCCTGCAAAAATACGAAAAAGAGCATCCCCATGTGGTTAATCCACCCGCTCTTCCCGCCGTGGCCGATCAAATCCCCCGGGCGGATGGAACCCCCTCCACCGATCAAGTTCCGGATGTCACAGATGAACAAAAACGCGAGTCGAATAAGCGCATTCCCTGGACGGGACGCAATTTTTATGGCACCCTCAAAATTGAAGAATCCATTCACCCCAATTGGCCCTACTGGAACAATCGCGAATTGCTGCATGGGCGTATTACCCACGGAATACAGTATTACAATGGACTCAACGCCAAAGAGGCAACCACATATTACACGCCCAATAGCGGCGCGGGGTTGTCTATCATTTATTATGACCGCAAAAAAAGCCAGGAAGTGACCCAGTATAATGAGACCCCGGTGGGTGAGCGGGGCGCGCCTCCCCCGCCGCTGCGGGTGGGTGCCGTGGGGTTGGGGACGGGAACCTTGGCCGCATACGCCCTGCAGGATAACCCCTCGCCGCAACCGGCGTCCGGGCCAGATGCCGCCAATGATAAGACCTCTCCCCCCGCGACTCCGCTCGAAGTATTAAAAAAGCATTTCACCTTTTATGAAATCAACCAGTTGGTGGTGGATCTGTCGGAGATCCCCATCGCCCTGCTAAATCCCGGCGATGAAACATCCGCTTTTCGCGATGATCCTTATTTTACATTTGTAAAAAATGCCCGGCGGACCGGGGCGAATATCGAAATGGTGATGGGGGATGCCCGATTATCCCTCAAGCGGGAGGCCAAGGAAGGCAAACTGCGGCAGTTTGACGTGTTGTTGGTGGATGCCTTTAGCGGGGATTCCATACCCACCCACTTGCTCACTAGCGAGGCCCTGGCGATCTATCTCCAGCATTTACATCCCGACGGGGCCTTGGCCATTCATATTTCCAATCGATATTTGGATTTAGAGCCAGTCTGCAAGGCGTTGGCCGAGGAAGCGGGAATGTCGGCGGTCAAAGTGGATGTTACTAGCAGCGGTGGATTTCAAATTGCTTCCAATTGGGTGGTGTTAAGCAAAAACAACGATTTAATTGATACGTTGTTACAGGCCGGCTCCCATGTCAGTCCCCTGGATAAAGAAAAAATACCCGTCCGCTGGACGGATGACTTTACCAGTGTCCTGGATGTGCTGACCAAGTAGCACCCCGTCCCTCTCCCTTCGTTTACCCCACCCAAGTTTCCCGGATGACATGTCAATTTTAGAAAAATTAGCCGCAATGGGCCTTTCCCTCCCCCCCGCCACGCCCGCCAAGGGGGTCTATCAATCCGTCGTCCAGGTGGGAAATCTGCTGTACACCAGCGGACATTTGCCTGTTCAGGGGGACGGGACGCTAGTGACAGGGCGGTTGGGCGCTGATTTGACGGTGGAGCAAGGGGTCGCCGCGGCAAAATTGACCGGTTTAGCCCTCCTCACCAGTTTGCAAGTCCACCTGGGCGATTTGAATCGCGTGCGCCGGATTGTCAAAACCCTGGGGTTGGTCAATTGCACGCCGGAATTTACGCAACATCCAGCCGTGATTAACGGTTGTAGCGAATTACTGCGGGATTTGTGGGGTCCAGACGGGGGCGTGGGAGCCCGCAGCGCGTTTGGGGTGGCGGCCTTGCCGCTCAATTGCGCGGTGGAGATTGAATTGATTGTCGAAGCCGCCGATTAGCGATTATTTTGTCGATTCGAGATAAATTTGCCCCGGTTGCAATATTTTCGTCCGGGCGCAAATTGTCGCAAGCGCGGGAAACGGCTAAACTGCCATTAGGAAAGCCGTACCCTGCGGCGTCCCTCGACTTTGTTCGATGTTTTATATCTTCCGGAAAATTCCATGACCGTAGCGACCGAAGTCAAACCGCGCACCGTTGCCCAACTCTCCCTGGGGGGCAAAGTCATCGAACTCCCCACGTTGGTCGGGACCGAAGACGAACCCGCCGTCGACATTTCCAAATTGCGGGCCCAAACCGGTTATGTGACCCTGGACGAGGGGTACGTCAACACCGGCGCGACGACCAGCGCGATCACGTATCTGGATGGGGAATCGGGGGTGCTGCGGTACCGCGGTTACCCCATCGAGGTCCTCGCCGAAAAATGCGACTTTGTGGAAGTGAGTTATTTGTTGATCTACGGGGAACTTCCCACCTCGGAGCAATTGACTAAATTTAAAAAAGCATTGCAGCGGCATACCATGCTGCACGAGGACATGCGGTCGTTTTATAACGGCTTTCCCCGCGACGCGCATCCCATGGCGATTTTGGGATCGGTGGTGGGAGCGCTGGCGACGTTTTATCAGGATTCGCTCGACCCGCATATTCCCGAACAGGTGGAAGTCTCGGTTCATCGGTTAATGGCCAAACTGCCGACCATCGCGGCCTATAGTTATAAAAAGTCGATCGGCCAGCCTTTTATCTATCCGCAAAATGACAAGTCCTACTGCGAAAACTTTTTGCAGATGATGTTTGCCGTTCCCAGCGAGCCTTATCAGGTCGACCCCGATTTTATCGAGGCTCTGAATCTGCTCTTAATCGTGCACGCCGACCACGAGCAAAACTGCAGCACCTCCACCGTGCGGATGGTTGGTTCCAGCGACGCCAACTTGTTCGCGTCGATCTCGGCCGGCATTTGCGCGTTATGGGGTCCGCTGCATGGCGGGGCTAACCAGGCCTGCGTGGAAATGCTGGAAATGATCCGCGCCGATCATGGCAACGTCAAAAAATATGTTGACCTGGCCAAGAAAAAAGAGACTGGCTTTCGGCTGATGGGTTTTGGGCATCGCGTCTATAAAAATTACGACCCCCGCGCGACCATTATCAAACGGATGTGTGACCGATTGCTCAAAAAGTTGCACATCCACGATCCCATTTTTGATATCGCCCAGGAACTGGAAGGGGTGGCTCTCTCCGATCCGTACTTTATCGAGCGCAAGCTTTACCCGAATGTCGATTTTTACTCCGGGGTAATCTATCGGGCGATGGGAATTCCGGTGCAAATGTTTACCGTGCTGTTTGCGATGGGACGGTTGCCAGGTTGGATCGCGCATTGGATTGAGATGCAAAATTCCCCCAGCAAAAAAATCTGCCGGCCCCGACAAATTTATATCGGCCCCGTGCAACGCGATTTTGTCCCGTTGGCGGAGCGAACATAGGGTAATGTACCACGCGATTCACGTGGAAAAAACAGGTCAGCCGCGATGTGAAAGATGAAGCTTAACAGGACTAATTTCAATCCCAATCAAATACTGCATAACTGGCATGCAGAAACCGTTATATACGGCATTTTCAGTTGATATCGTTAGTCGTGATTAGTTGAAAACGGTATAATTCCTTTGTATTCCAAAAGCTCATGTGAAAGTGGAGGTCTTTCGTGGCAGTAGGCTTAGAAAAACTTAAAGTTAAACCGTTTACACAAGATCGTATTCCTAACGATTATCCAGGTGGCAAACTTCCTTGGCAAACTTATCACACTGTCAGAAACGCTCTCGTTCAGACATGCCGCAGGTTTGGGCCGACTGGCTCGTTGGGAGTTGTAAAAATAGCATGGGATGTAAAGGATGTGTATTTGATGGCAATGCAGGACAAAAATTTTTGGGAGCATGGCGACAAAAACCCAATGTATTATCTCCTCGAAGATCAATACAATAATGAGCAGTATTGTTACATCGAATTATACGGTGACAATCCGTTCAATGCCGACTGGCTCATTGCCATCACGGAAACTTTACGCGAGTTTGATGGCTGGGGTTTGGGTGTGAACAACATCCCGGACAGCTATGTCCTGATCTATGGCAAGGGCCTGATGGTAAAAGGGAACTTGGCTAAATGCAAATCGGCCCACCAAGTTGTGGAGCGCGCAAGCTATCTGCTCAAGCGAGGAGATAAAAAGTGGTGGCAATTTTGGCGGTAAGGCAAGTGTCCAATTTCGTTGTCATGCCAACCTAACGTAATACCCCCATCTTGCTCCATGGCTGAGTGGAAAACTAAACTTGCATAGAATAATCATTTCGGAGTGATTTAACACCCTTTAAAACTCCACTTGGTCGCACAATTCCACAATAACAGCCGCCAATTCTTTGGCCGGACCCAGGTGATCCGCCAAATACCAATGTTTTTGTGGATAATTGCGAGCATACTCCGCCACCGATGCGGCAATTTCCGTCATGAGTAGCCCCTGGAACAATAAATGCGGTTGCACCAGAATAACGCGTGCGAGGGATTGTGCGGCCATTTCCAGACCCGCCCACAGTTGGGGCCGCTGCACGGCCAAAAAGCACGTCAGGAGGCGACCCACACCGCTCTCGCTGGCCCGCCGCGCGGCAAATTCGCGCATGGTCGCCGTGGCGGCGGGGTCTTTAGCACCTCGGCCGATCATGAGCAAAAAACGCTCTCCAACCTGGCTAGATTGCCGCCAGGAGTTCTCCTTTGCCGATAATTCCGTGGTGATGCTGCCAATCTGAACCGCATCAACTAACCGTGTGGCGGAAAGTGCCAATATACTCGGATGCAGGCCCAGGGGGGGAATTTGCCGCGCTGTGACGTCGGGAAACTCCCGCAACGCGGCCGTTAGGGCCGTGGGAATGTCTGCTTTGGCATGGCCTGCGGCAAACAACAACAAGGGAGCGGCCAAGATTTGCCGGACTCCCCGTTCCACTAACAGCTGAATTCCGGCGGGAATGTCCGGTTTGGCCAGCTCCAACCAGCAATGTGCGCAGGGAATATCCGGACGGGTTTGCTGGACTAAACGCGCCAATTGCTCAAATTCGGCCAAGCCCGCCGGGTCGCGGGTCCCATGGCCGATCAGTAAGATGCCCTGTTGATGAGGCGCGGGTGGGGATGCGGCGGTTATGGTCATGGGGGCGGAAGAGGGAATACTTAGCGGGCGCGCGGGCCCTAAACTGGCGGGGAAAAACAAAAGCATGCTAGGAGCCGCCCGCGGTTTATTCTACAATAGCGCAGGCGCGTGGGGAGCGGGATGGAACTAACTTAGAAAATTATGGCCGTAGTGGGAGCCGACTGTCGTGGCCACCGATGATATTCTGCAAACCTTTGTCGCGGGAGAATTCGCCTACTTGACGTTTGCGAACGGGGCCCAATCGGGATCGCGGCATTTGCTGGATCCGGCGCTGGAAAACAGCGTGGGCCGGGGGATGGACTGCCATGTCATGCTCAACGACCCGCTTAGTTCCCGCGTCCACGCGCTGATCAAAAAAGTGGATGGACAATGGAAGGTATTTGACCAGCAAAGCCGCAACGGGACGTATCTTAACGGTCAAAAAATTGACACCGCCGCGCTCAATCCCGGGCAGACCCTGCGCATTGGCAATGTGGAACTGCTGTTTGAGATCGCGCCTGAGCCGCTGACGGTTTTGGATTCCCAAGAGCCGGAATACCAACACACCATCGTAAAGGACCTGCCGCTGGCGGGTCTGGCGACCGAAAATAGCGCCCTCCCCAGCGAAACCGTGCAAATGGCGCTAGCGGGTTTGCGCGACATTCATCAGGCGCAACAACTGCTGCTACTTTATCAGCTTAGCATTAAACTGCTGGGCTGCGACCAGCCGGACGAGGTGATTCGCGTCAGCCTGGATCTCTTGCGCGACCAAACCCGCGCCAGCTATGTGGCGTTTTTGTGGTTGGATGACGAGGGGCGGCTCAAGCCCAAATTGATGCTGCCCGAGGGAAATCCCACCCAGCTCAAACTGTCGGAGTCGCTCTCGGAATTGATTAGCAAGCAAGGGCACGCGGTCTGGATCAATAAGCAGCAAGCCCCAAAAAGCGCGCGGCACTTGGCGCACTTTGCCGACGCCCTGTGCGTGCCATTGGTCAGCTTTCGCACGGTGGTGGGGGCGATCCAGGCCTACATGGACCGGGGGCGATTTCAGCAGCATGATTTTGATTTTTGCATTTCCCTTTCAAATATCGCGGCGGTCGCGTTGGTGCGGGCGCGGCAGCAATCCACGCTGGCCAACGACTATCGCCGGATCATTGCCAAAAACGCCGGCGTGGACGAACTGATAGGCAATAGTCCCCGCATACGGGAAATGAAGGAACGCATCGCCCGACTCAGCCGCGCCAGCGGCTGCGTGCTGATCCGCGGCGAAAGCGGCGCGGGGAAGGAGCTTGTCGCGCGGGCGATACACCGCGTCAGTCCCCGCGCGGACCGGCCCATGTTGTCGGTCAATTGCGCGGCGATTCCCGCCGAGCTAATGGAAAGCCAGCTATTTGGGCACAAGGCGGGGGCCTTTACCGGGGCGGACCGTGACCATCCGGGATATTTTCAACAAGCGGACTCCGGCACGCTCTTTTTGGACGAGGTCGGCGAACTGACGCTCGAGGGACAGGCCAAGCTCTTGCGAATCCTCGAAGGGCACCCGTTTTTGCCCGTCGGCGGAAATAAACAAGTCACCGTCGATGTGCGCGTGATCGCGGCGACCAATCGCGACTTACAAACTTATGTCCGCGAGAAAAAATTTCGCGAGGATTTGTTTTATCGCCTCAGCGTGTTTGAGGTGATCATCCCCCCCCTGCGCGAGCGTGGTTCGGATCTCGAACTGCTGCTGGATCATTTTTTGCAACACTTTAAACAGCAGCACGGACGGCCCGGATTGACCCTCTCCCAAGCAGCTCGCAATAAACTCTTGCATTACCATTGGCCGGGCAATGTCCGCCAGCTACGCAACGTCATCGATAGCGCGGTTGTTCTGGCGGGAGGCCCCTTTATTGAGGTGGACGATCTGGGGTTGCGGGATAGCGGCGCGGAGGTGGAACTGGAAACCCTGCGACTGGATTACTGGGAAAAAAAACTGATCAGCGAAGCGGTGAAACGCTCTGCGGGAAGCGTCCACGAAGCGGCCAAGTTGTTGGGCGTTAGCCGGGCCACACTGTATCGCAAACTGGATGAATACGGCATCGACCGGGGCAAACTGCCAGCGGAGATGTAGCGGCGACCTTTCCCCGGGTTTCATCCAGGCCTATCCACAGCAGAATCTGTTTTTTTACCATGTATTTGTCCTGACGCTGTCGTTCTAGCTTTCCTAGACTGGCTTTTCACAGACTACAGGTCTAAAATACGGCTGAGCCCATTGGCTGTATTGCGACTGCCAACTGCCAGGAATGTTACACTTAATTTTTATCGAGGCCCAACAATGCCGCGTCCACTTCATTTCCAGATTTTATTTGCCATCTTGTGCATTTTTACCTGTGCGCCACTGACCGCCGAGGATCAGCCCGCCCCCGAAAAAAAAGGGGAAACCATCGCTCTGGCGGATGGGCAGTTGGCCCTGGTCGCGCCGGCTGACTGGGTCCGCAAAAAACCCAAAAGCAACATCATCGAGCATGAATTTGCCCAACCCGCCGCCGAAGGGGAGACGATTGATGGGCGGATCACCATCATGGGAGCCGGAGGCGAAGTCCAGGCCAATATCGACCGCTGGATTAATCAATTTCAACAGCCCGATGGTTCCGCAACCAAGGAAAAAGCCAAGGTAGAGAAAAAAACCATTGCCGAGATGGAAGTGCACGTGGTCGACATTTCCGGCACTTATATGGATTCCCCCGCAGGACCATTTGCCGGTGGTAAAACCGTGCCGCGCGAGGACTACCGCATGTTGGGCGCGATCATTATCGCTCCCAAATTGGGCAATTACTTTATCAAATTTTACGGTCCCGCAAAAACCGTCGCCGCCGGCGAACCGGGCTTTGCCAAAATGCTCGAAACCCTCAAGGTTGTAGGCAATTAAGGATATCTTAGCGGGCGCGGCGTCCCCGGGCATATTGATGCACGCCCCGGAACGGCGGGGATATCCGGTGCAAGATAACGGGGGCCAGTCGGTCATGCACAACCACCGCCTGGCCGCCGGGCGTAATCACGCTTGTTTGCTCGGCTTTGGCGTTATCCCCCTGTAGATTCGCCAAGAATAATCCCAACCCCAAAATCATTCCGCCAATCAGCCCGCGCATGGGTGTCTTCCTGTTAGAGTAACGATCAACAAGCGTTAAGAATCGGCCGCGCTGTTAATAAAACCTTATCCGCGCCGGGTCCACCGGGCAAATTTGCCAAACCCTCCAGGCCAGTTTATTTGCCTGCCAGGGTCAAACTATAACGGTTGTTACGGCTGTAATTTCCGTGGACATGCCTAACAGGCAACTTCATCGTAGCGGGGCTTCTTCCTTTGCTAAATGGCCCGCGTGTCAGTGCGCGGGGCCACGGAGCCTTTTGGCCGCCACAGGCTATTTTCGTCGGTCGGGGGATTGGAGATCACATAGGCAAAGATCCCCCCCAAAATTGCAATCAACAGCAGCAATAAGAGCGAAACGATCAGCACCGTCTGGGAATTATCACGGCGGCGGTATACCACCGGAGAGCCTCCCCCCGTCCTACCGCCGGCATCAAAATCCAACGGATGGGCCTGCGGCTGCCCTGTGATGACGGGCGCGGCTGGGGTTCCGACGGCGTACGGAGCGGGCGCGGCGGGCTGGCTGATCGCGGCGGGGGGGAATCGCGTCGCTAATTGCGGAAAGACCCGCGGAGCCGCCTGCCATTCGTTCCAGCCTTCGCGCCATAATAAGGCATCGGGCGGAATACGCCCCTCTTGCAGCCATTTTACCAATAACGTCCCTAGGGCCGGCCCAAACTGCTGGCCTGTGGCGTGCCGCACATACCATTGGGCCTGCGGATTTTCCGCCAGGGGGTCATGCACAATGGCGGGCATGGCAGGAACGGCCGTTTGCGGTATTTCCTGGCTAGGGTGGGGAGCCAGGGAAACTTGGGGTTGTGCGGGAGTGGTGGCAGCCGGATTTTGGGCCACCAGGGCCGGATCAGAATCCGCGGCTAAAAACTCCGCCGTGCTTTGGGCGGGGATTTCGATTTTTTCCTGGCAGGTGGGGCAAAGTCCGCGCTTGCCCGCCATCCAACTTTTGACGTGGATTTTGTGGCCTTGGGGACAGCGAAAGCGAATACCCATGATTTTACCGTATAAAAAAGCAGGTATTAGCTAGACTAATTGGCGGCGGACAGAGAGGGGGCAGTTTTAGCCCGGAGACCTTTCAAAAGTCAGTATTTCCGGGTCGGGTTTTGCCGAATTTACTAATTTTACGCCAGTCGCTGGACCAGAGCTAGGTGGACCGACTGTCGGGGGTCAAAGCCACCTGGGCCAGCTTATGAAGATACGTGGTTGGCCATGGCGCGGGTTTTTTCCATGATCACGCTATTGCCCGTCGGGCTGTATTCCACACGGTTCATGAAACTTTTCATTAATAAAATTCCCCGGCCGCTGGGGACTTCCAGGTTTTCATCAGCCGTGCAGTCCGGAACGGCGGCGGGATCAAACCCGCAGCCCTGATCGATAATTTTTATCCACAGCCGATGGGCGTTAAGCTGGCAATGGATTTCCACGGTTTTGTCGGGGTCCAGTCGATTGCCATGTTTAATCGCGTTGACCACGGCTTCTTCCACTGACAAATGAATGCCAAAGATGTCCGGCTCGGGCCAGTGGTAAGCGTGCAAATGGTCGAGTAAATCAGTTAAAAATTGCTTGCCGGCTCCCCGTTGGCTGGGAATGACCAGGTCGGTCGTCCAAGTATGGGTGGAATCCGCCGCCATGATGCCAATCTCTGCGTGAAGCGTGTGGGGACCAAGTCAAAAAAAATATCGGCAGGTATTCGTTTTAAGCGGCTGAACCAGCCACCCAAATCAAGCAAACATAATGAATAGGCGAGAGTCGTTGGGCGGCGGCTACTTGCCCGCCTTCATGGCGGTGACGGCCTCGGCTTCGTCATCCTTGATGTCGAACAGCTTGTTAAGCTTGGTAATGGCAAAGACTTCCAGGATTTCAGTGCGAATGTTGCTCAGCTTGATCTTGCCGGAATTTGCCTTGATTTTCCGTTCCAGCGTGATCAATTTGCCCAGGGCGGCGGAGGATAGAAACTCCACATTGAAAAAGTTCAAAACCAACTTGGTCTTTTTTTCTTGTTCCACCAGATGAAATAATTCCTGGCCTAATTCTTGGATATTTAATTCGTCCAAAATTTTGCGGTCCAAAAAACGGACCACGGTGACTTCTTCATGCGGATGCACGGTGATATGCCGGTACGCTGCCATCGATCACAAACTCCTGAAAAGAATAAAGCGTAAACCGTCAATCGGCACGCAAATTCCCATCTTAAACGTTGAATAGCGGGTGTCAAGTTTAGTCGGCCGCCCGGAAGACTACCGACGGACGGTTAAACCCCGCTGTTGGTTGTAAAACTACAATATCCCGCGCGGAGGGTAATTTTGGCAACCTGAAATTAGGGGAAATACCGGGATTCAGGCCCCAAGCCGCGTAAAGCTAGGCGGGAATACTACAGCGGAGCGGGCAAGTCCCGGCGGCAAAAGATTACCGCCGCCGCCACAAAACAGATTCCCCCGAGAGCCATTAACGAGCCGTTGTACACCAGCTGGTCCCGAAAGTTCGCGGCATATTTGATCAGATGCTGCGGTTCATAGGCCATCAGCGGGGTGAGATAGCCGATCCATTTGGTTCCGTCACCCCCCATTTTGTAAATGATTTTTAGCAGCAGCCATGTCGCATAAAACCCTCCCATGATGCCCACCGTCCGCCAGCGATATCGATCCAGCGAAGACACCAGCGTGGAAACCCCCGCAAACATGACTCCCAGGCTGATGACATTCAGCACTCCCGGCCAAAACTGCCAACTGCCTGTTTCGGCAAATTGATCCCCCACCAGATTAATTCCCGCGGCAATTCCCACCCACGTTGACAAGGCCAAAGCCAGGATGCCGATGAGGGCCATTCCCGCCTTGGACAAAAAGAGGCTCAGCCGCGTGACTGGTTGGGCCAGCAGCATTTCCATGGTGCCGCGGTCCAGTTCTCCCGCAACCACGTCCGACCCGCGGCTAATCCCCCAGACGGTCATGACCAGGATCACCACCGGATCGACGAACGCCAGGGCGATTTTTCCCTGGGGCGTGGCCACATCCTCAAAAGAGACGCCCGAGAGGGATTCAAACTTGGCAAACGCGCCAAACAGCAACTGGCTGAATCCATCCAAGTTGATCTTGTTCATGATCCAGGTGTAGATACAGCCAAAGACCAACAGTAGAATCACAAGCGCTGCCAGCAGCAGCCGTTGCTCTCGCCAGGCCAATTGCCATAGCACAGGATGATACCATGCGCCGGAAACGGCTGGCGATTTGGCTGTTTGGGGAGCTTGATAAAAGTTATCAGCCAGCGGCGCGGCCACGGACCCCATGTTGTGCGCGGGGCCGGGCTGTTCGTCGGAGTTGGCGGTTGGCAACGGTTTGCCCGGGCCGGGGGATATCGCTGGTGTCATGCCGATCATGGACTTTCTGTGTAACGTAAAAATGCCGGTGGATTCTTAGCCCGCGGTATTTGCGTGAAAACGCTCATACACAGCCTGCAGGCGCATCGGCTCAATCCGCATGGACTTGACCGGCACCGCGGCCAGCCAACCCAATAGCGGGGCCAAATCACCCGGAACATCCAGTTGAAACGCTCCGTCCGACAGTTGCGAGACGTTGATTTTGCCCCGTTCTTCCAGGGGCAAGCGGGGCAAATTACCGGCTGTTGTCAGGGTAATGCGATGTTGGTCGCGTAACTGTGCCAGCGATTCCTCATACACTAATTCCCCTTTGCGAAGCACGGCGACCCGGTCGCACGCCTCTTCCACCTCGCTAAGCACATGCGACGAAAAAACCACGGTTTTTCCGCGGGCCCGGGCTTCTTTGACCAGTTGTAAAACGACTCCCCGCGCGGTGGGGTCGAGATTTGCCGTGGGCTCGTCCAAAATAATCAGTTCGGTATTAAACGCAAATACCGCGGCTAGCGCGGTTTTTTGCCGCATCCCCGTCGACATAAAGGCTACCCGCCGATTGATATCCAGGTCCAATCTGCGGGCAATCGCTAACGCCAGATTCAGATCTCCCCCCGTCCGCAACCGGCAAAAAAAATCCAAAACCTCCCGGCCCAGCAGTTGGCGACTGAGGCGGGTTTCTCCTGGAAGATACGCGGTCAATTGGCGAACGCGGACGCTTTCGGTCGTGCAATTCCACCCGCCGATCGACGCATAACCGCTGGTGGGTTGTAAATAACCCATCAGTAATCGCAAAAGCGTGGTTTTGCCCGCGCCATTCGGTCCTAATAACCCAAAAACCTCTCCCGGCGGAATCGCTAATTGGCATGCCGCCAACGCCGTCACATCGCGATAGCGCTTGGTCAGATCGGTGGTTTCGACAATCGCGGGCATAGATGTATCATAGGTAAAATGGGCCTCCAGGCAAAGGTTGGCATTTTTAACCTTGCTAGCGGCCGGTTCGTTCACCCCGTTACCAGGGACTGAAAAAGCGGGTAAAACTTAACCGTGTGAAATATTTGCAACCTTTTTCCCCGATTTTTACGGGTACTTGCCAGCTATGGCCGCCAATTTAACCCCCCAATATCTCAAGGCCGAGGAACAATACCGCCGGGCCAGCGACCCTCAAGAGGAACTGCAGTGGTTGGAGGTGATGTTTCGGGAACTTCCCAAACATAAAGCCTCGGAAAAAATGCAGATGGATTTAAAGACCAAAATGAGCCAGCTACGCAAAGAGCTGGGTGCGGCCAAAAAAATCCCTAAAAAAGTTCCCGGAAACGTCATACCCCGCCAAGGAGCGGGAACCGTGGTGCTGTTTGGCGGGCCAAATAGCGGTAAAAGCTCGTTATTGGCGGCGCTGACCCGTGCCCAGCCCGAGATTGCCCCTTATCCCTTTACCACGCGCCAGCCGCAACCGGGCATGATGACCTGGGAAGATGTCACGGTCCAGTTGATCGATACGCCCCCAATCACCGCCGATGTGCTGGATTCGGGATTTGTCAATCTATTACGCGGGGCGGATTTGGCCGCGCTGGTCGTGGATTTGGGTAATGACGACGGCATCGAGGAATGCCAGGCGGTGGTACAGCGATTTGTGGATGGCAAAACGCGATTGGGTCGAAAAACGTGCCTCGACGAAGAAGATGTGGGGATCGCCTATACCCAAACGGTGGTGGTGGCCAACAAAATCGACGCCGCCGGGGCCGCGGACCGATTGGAATTATTGCACGAACTGTGTCCCCTGGACTTGGTGGAATATCAAGTCTCGGCCACGGAACGGACCGGGCTAGAGGAATTACGCCACGCGTTTTATCACGCCCTGGACGTAATCCGCGTCTATAGCAAATCACCCACCAAAAAAGAGGCGGATTTTGACCGACCTTATACCGTCAAAAAAGGTTCCACCCTGGCCGATGTGGCGGAATTGGTGCATAAAGACTTGGCCGAAAATCTGAGCCATGCGCGCATTTGGGGGGCCAATATCAATCCCGCCAGCACCATCAAGGCCGATTATGTGCTGGCGGATAAAGATATCGTGGAGTTGCACGCCAAGTAACGCCCGTGGTCGGGAGTCGCGTGCCACTGCTGGTTGATCCAGCAGTGCAAGCAGGCGTTTTGATCTTTGGTCGTGTGGCAGTGCTGGCTAGTCCAGTAGTGATATGAGGTGTTTGATTCTTTGCGGGTCAAAGA
This genomic window contains:
- a CDS encoding ABC transporter ATP-binding protein; this encodes MPAIVETTDLTKRYRDVTALAACQLAIPPGEVFGLLGPNGAGKTTLLRLLMGYLQPTSGYASIGGWNCTTESVRVRQLTAYLPGETRLSRQLLGREVLDFFCRLRTGGDLNLALAIARRLDLDINRRVAFMSTGMRQKTALAAVFAFNTELIILDEPTANLDPTARGVVLQLVKEARARGKTVVFSSHVLSEVEEACDRVAVLRKGELVYEESLAQLRDQHRITLTTAGNLPRLPLEERGKINVSQLSDGAFQLDVPGDLAPLLGWLAAVPVKSMRIEPMRLQAVYERFHANTAG
- a CDS encoding ABC transporter permease, with the protein product MTPAISPGPGKPLPTANSDEQPGPAHNMGSVAAPLADNFYQAPQTAKSPAVSGAWYHPVLWQLAWREQRLLLAALVILLLVFGCIYTWIMNKINLDGFSQLLFGAFAKFESLSGVSFEDVATPQGKIALAFVDPVVILVMTVWGISRGSDVVAGELDRGTMEMLLAQPVTRLSLFLSKAGMALIGILALALSTWVGIAAGINLVGDQFAETGSWQFWPGVLNVISLGVMFAGVSTLVSSLDRYRWRTVGIMGGFYATWLLLKIIYKMGGDGTKWIGYLTPLMAYEPQHLIKYAANFRDQLVYNGSLMALGGICFVAAAVIFCRRDLPAPL
- a CDS encoding STAS domain-containing protein; this encodes MAAYRHITVHPHEEVTVVRFLDRKILDELNIQELGQELFHLVEQEKKTKLVLNFFNVEFLSSAALGKLITLERKIKANSGKIKLSNIRTEILEVFAITKLNKLFDIKDDEAEAVTAMKAGK
- a CDS encoding GTPase — protein: MAANLTPQYLKAEEQYRRASDPQEELQWLEVMFRELPKHKASEKMQMDLKTKMSQLRKELGAAKKIPKKVPGNVIPRQGAGTVVLFGGPNSGKSSLLAALTRAQPEIAPYPFTTRQPQPGMMTWEDVTVQLIDTPPITADVLDSGFVNLLRGADLAALVVDLGNDDGIEECQAVVQRFVDGKTRLGRKTCLDEEDVGIAYTQTVVVANKIDAAGAADRLELLHELCPLDLVEYQVSATERTGLEELRHAFYHALDVIRVYSKSPTKKEADFDRPYTVKKGSTLADVAELVHKDLAENLSHARIWGANINPASTIKADYVLADKDIVELHAK
- a CDS encoding ATP-binding protein; protein product: MAADSTHTWTTDLVIPSQRGAGKQFLTDLLDHLHAYHWPEPDIFGIHLSVEEAVVNAIKHGNRLDPDKTVEIHCQLNAHRLWIKIIDQGCGFDPAAVPDCTADENLEVPSGRGILLMKSFMNRVEYSPTGNSVIMEKTRAMANHVSS